From the Lolium rigidum isolate FL_2022 chromosome 2, APGP_CSIRO_Lrig_0.1, whole genome shotgun sequence genome, one window contains:
- the LOC124685819 gene encoding uncharacterized protein LOC124685819 translates to MVRAAPSNSSVCVVLVDEGRPRSDLDASASKGFAMADKGSLKPLQKEYHLLSKEQRALLHDGSPSMVRYPSSSCCSSQPHLHPTMIQWVLILSSYLILCQVKPVNINGEIYARGVAYALQNSGYDPKKVSGETAHEIWFAANSMGAGGRESDNMIIFLSGWR, encoded by the exons ATGGTGCGCGCGGCTCCGTCGAACTCGTCGGTCTGCGTCGTGCTCGTGGATGAGGGTCGTCCCCGAAGCGACCTCGACGCATCGGCTTCAAAG GGTTTTGCCATGGCCGACAAGGGCAGCCTGAAGCCCCTCCAGAAGGAGTACCACCTGCTCTCCAAG GAGCAGCGGGCGCTGCTGCATGATGGTTCTCCCTCGATGGTCCGCTACCCCTCTTCGAGCTGCTGTTCATCTCAACCACATCTCCATCCAACAATG ATTCAGTGGGTTCTGATTTTGTCTTCCTACTTAatattgtgccaagtgaagccagtGAACATTAATGGGGAAATCTATGCAAGAGGTGTGGCTTATGCCTTGCAAAATAGTGGATATGATCCCAAAAAG GTGTCGGGAGAGACTGCTCATGAAATCTGGTTTGCTGCCAATAGCATGGGGGCTGGAGGCCGAGAATCTGATAATATGATAATTTTCTTATCAGGTTGGCGCTAA